From Rudanella lutea DSM 19387, a single genomic window includes:
- a CDS encoding arylsulfatase yields the protein MKYCPTQLFSLLLSAIALSSFLALQTPKAPDQRPNIIYILADDMGYSDIGCYGGEVSTPNLDQLAANGIKLRSFYNNARCCPTRASLLTGQYPHTVGMGLMVTMPNAAIQPGSYQGFLDDRYPTLAERLKPAGYSTFMLGKWHVGERRQHWPLKRGFDHYFGLISGASSYYEVIPAEKGKRFIVEDDREFTPPTDGFYMTDAFTDYAIRYLNEQKQQRADKPFFMYLAYTAPHFPLHAYESDIAKYEKLYAQGWDVTRAKRYQRMQKLGYADKRYPLTPRPADIPDWNTATDKAQWIRKMAVYAAMIDRMDQNIGKLINTLKANGQYDNTLIVFMSDNGSSNENMESRKLNDPTKKIGEKGSYVTYDTPWANVSNTPFRKYKRFLHEGGMITPCIMQWPRGIRPQSGYVEGVGHIMDLVPTGLELAGLPANDLPGKSLSYLWGKTKATPRTYCWEHEGNKAIRKADWKLEKDTEDADWELYNLKTDPCEMNNLAQTQPQRVAELRAEYDRWAQQVGVRERTGGKSE from the coding sequence ATGAAATACTGCCCTACCCAACTATTCTCGCTCCTCCTCAGCGCTATAGCACTGAGTAGCTTCCTCGCGCTCCAAACCCCCAAAGCCCCCGACCAACGCCCAAATATCATCTACATTCTGGCCGATGATATGGGCTATTCGGACATTGGCTGCTACGGGGGCGAGGTCAGCACACCCAATTTGGATCAGTTGGCGGCCAACGGCATCAAACTGCGGAGCTTTTACAACAACGCCCGCTGCTGCCCTACCCGGGCCTCCCTGCTGACAGGGCAATATCCGCATACTGTTGGGATGGGGCTGATGGTGACCATGCCTAATGCCGCCATTCAGCCGGGCAGCTATCAGGGCTTTCTGGACGACCGCTACCCGACCCTCGCCGAGCGACTGAAACCGGCGGGCTACAGCACCTTCATGTTGGGCAAATGGCATGTGGGCGAACGGCGGCAGCATTGGCCCCTGAAACGCGGCTTCGATCACTATTTTGGCCTGATTTCGGGCGCGTCGAGCTATTACGAGGTCATTCCGGCCGAGAAAGGGAAACGGTTTATTGTGGAAGACGACAGGGAGTTTACCCCGCCTACCGATGGTTTCTACATGACCGACGCTTTTACCGACTACGCTATTCGGTATCTGAACGAACAAAAGCAGCAGCGCGCCGACAAGCCTTTTTTCATGTATCTGGCCTATACGGCCCCGCACTTCCCGCTGCATGCCTACGAGTCGGACATTGCCAAATACGAGAAGCTGTACGCGCAGGGTTGGGACGTGACCCGTGCCAAACGTTACCAGCGGATGCAAAAGCTGGGCTACGCCGATAAACGTTACCCGCTTACGCCCCGCCCGGCCGACATTCCCGACTGGAATACGGCCACCGACAAAGCGCAGTGGATTCGAAAAATGGCCGTGTATGCCGCCATGATCGACCGGATGGACCAGAATATTGGCAAGCTAATTAACACCCTCAAAGCCAACGGGCAATACGATAACACGCTCATCGTGTTCATGTCGGACAACGGCAGCTCGAACGAGAATATGGAAAGCCGTAAGCTCAACGACCCGACCAAAAAAATTGGCGAAAAAGGCTCTTACGTTACCTACGACACGCCCTGGGCCAATGTCTCCAACACGCCTTTCCGTAAGTACAAGCGCTTCCTGCACGAAGGGGGTATGATTACGCCCTGCATCATGCAATGGCCGCGTGGCATTCGCCCACAGTCGGGCTATGTGGAGGGCGTGGGGCACATCATGGACCTGGTACCTACAGGACTTGAACTGGCTGGACTGCCCGCAAACGACCTGCCCGGAAAAAGCCTGTCGTACCTCTGGGGCAAGACCAAAGCCACGCCCCGCACCTATTGCTGGGAGCACGAAGGCAACAAAGCCATTCGGAAGGCCGACTGGAAGCTGGAAAAAGATACCGAAGACGCCGATTGGGAGCTCTATAACCTGAAAACCGACCCCTGCGAGATGAACAACCTGGCCCAGACACAACCGCAGCGGGTGGCCGAACTCCGGGCCGAGTACGACCGCTGGGCGCAGCAGGTCGGCGTGCGGGAGAGAACCGGTGGGAAGAGTGAGTAA
- a CDS encoding PVC-type heme-binding CxxCH protein, with protein MARRRPFKLVIALLTLFSALLAGFQFLPSHAPRFSPADYQVEEGFKLSLVAAEPMLRAPVGLDFDNKGRMWVVEMVGYMPNLEGIGEEEPNGRIVILEDLNKDGVADRSKVFLDKLVLPRSLAHVYGGLLYVDGPKLWFVEIVNDKPGKKTLVDPIYAEGGNVEHTSNGLMMNVDNWIYNANYNFRYQLRNGKWIKEPTTDRGQWGITHDNFGRLYYNNNSTNLQGDYVLPNRVIRNKYFKPTLAEHQRLASNRVYPIHQTSVNRGYQPGVLDEKGMLKDVTASCGPLVYRGGAFPDAYNQNVFVCVPEANLIKRNILEFNGLQTKARQGTEGREFIASTDEGFRPVNLFNGPDGAMYVVDMHRGIIQHKAYISQYLTEQLANKKLDTLQNAGRILKITSTTAKAGAVPDLSKATTKDLIALLSQPNGWLRDRAQQLLIQRKDLTVVNQLVTLAKGQNELATAIHALYVLDGLNALTFERLTAIISESKQPETIAHAVGLLERFASKERVAPMQALCSSLLARNNELIDLYLSMSLNSWLNVSETTFMPMLAGIEKKYATQRLFGEALTSGLAGKEEQFLASMNPGDLLKNNLTATIGKRQKNEMNPIYVVQKNEADNRTKGLKLYRSICGTCHGADGKGIQDLAPPLKGSEYIDGSMKRLAAIILHGVSGPIHVDGKLYQLNNEMPALINNKDISDGDIADIIRFTQNAFAKQGKGISEADVKKMRAMKPAGNGVFTEKQLLETDFDK; from the coding sequence ATGGCCCGCAGACGACCATTCAAACTCGTTATCGCTTTATTGACCTTGTTTTCTGCCCTGCTGGCAGGTTTTCAATTCCTTCCTTCTCATGCTCCCCGTTTTTCGCCCGCCGATTACCAGGTTGAAGAGGGCTTCAAGCTGAGTCTGGTAGCCGCCGAGCCTATGCTCAGAGCGCCTGTCGGCCTTGATTTCGACAACAAAGGCCGCATGTGGGTGGTCGAGATGGTGGGCTACATGCCCAATCTGGAAGGTATCGGCGAGGAAGAGCCCAACGGCCGGATTGTGATTTTGGAAGACCTCAACAAAGATGGCGTGGCCGACCGCAGCAAGGTTTTTCTGGATAAACTCGTTTTGCCTCGCTCGCTCGCCCATGTGTATGGCGGCCTGTTGTACGTGGACGGCCCCAAGCTCTGGTTTGTGGAGATCGTCAACGATAAACCCGGCAAGAAAACGCTCGTGGACCCGATTTATGCCGAGGGCGGCAACGTGGAGCATACCTCCAACGGGCTGATGATGAACGTCGACAACTGGATTTACAACGCCAATTACAACTTCCGCTATCAGCTTCGCAACGGCAAATGGATCAAAGAACCCACCACCGACCGGGGCCAATGGGGCATCACCCACGACAACTTCGGGCGGCTGTATTACAACAACAACTCCACCAACCTGCAGGGCGACTATGTGTTGCCAAACCGGGTCATTCGCAACAAATATTTCAAGCCGACCCTCGCCGAGCATCAGCGGCTGGCCAGCAACCGGGTCTATCCCATTCACCAGACGTCGGTCAACCGGGGGTATCAGCCGGGGGTGCTGGACGAAAAAGGTATGCTCAAAGACGTAACGGCCTCCTGCGGCCCGCTGGTGTACCGGGGTGGGGCCTTCCCGGATGCCTACAACCAGAACGTGTTTGTCTGCGTGCCCGAAGCCAACCTCATCAAACGGAATATTCTGGAGTTCAACGGGCTGCAAACCAAAGCCCGGCAGGGCACCGAGGGCCGGGAATTCATAGCCTCCACTGACGAAGGATTCCGCCCGGTTAACCTCTTCAACGGTCCCGACGGAGCCATGTACGTGGTGGATATGCACCGGGGTATCATTCAGCACAAGGCGTATATCTCGCAATACCTGACCGAGCAACTGGCCAACAAAAAACTGGATACCCTGCAAAACGCCGGGCGGATTCTGAAAATCACGAGCACCACGGCCAAGGCGGGCGCTGTTCCTGACTTGTCGAAGGCAACCACTAAGGATTTGATAGCCCTTCTGAGCCAACCCAACGGCTGGTTGCGCGACCGGGCCCAGCAATTGCTCATTCAACGCAAAGACCTCACGGTGGTGAACCAACTGGTGACGCTTGCCAAAGGCCAAAACGAGCTGGCTACGGCTATTCACGCGCTGTACGTACTCGACGGCCTCAACGCTCTGACCTTTGAACGCCTGACCGCTATCATCAGCGAATCGAAACAGCCCGAAACCATCGCTCATGCCGTGGGGCTGCTGGAACGCTTTGCCAGCAAAGAGCGGGTCGCGCCTATGCAGGCCCTTTGCTCTAGCCTGCTTGCCCGGAACAACGAGCTGATCGACCTCTATCTGTCGATGTCGCTGAATAGCTGGCTTAACGTGTCGGAGACTACGTTTATGCCTATGCTGGCAGGTATCGAGAAAAAATACGCCACCCAGCGCCTTTTTGGGGAGGCTCTGACGAGCGGACTGGCTGGAAAAGAAGAGCAGTTTCTGGCGTCAATGAACCCCGGCGACCTGCTCAAAAACAACCTGACGGCCACCATCGGCAAGCGGCAGAAAAACGAAATGAACCCGATTTATGTGGTGCAGAAAAACGAGGCCGATAACCGGACCAAAGGCCTGAAACTGTACCGGAGCATCTGCGGAACCTGCCACGGGGCCGACGGCAAGGGCATTCAGGACCTGGCCCCACCCCTCAAAGGCTCCGAATACATCGACGGCTCCATGAAGCGGCTGGCGGCCATCATTCTGCACGGCGTCAGCGGCCCCATTCATGTGGATGGCAAGCTCTACCAACTGAACAACGAAATGCCCGCCCTGATCAACAACAAAGACATCAGCGATGGGGACATTGCCGACATCATCCGCTTCACGCAAAACGCCTTCGCCAAACAAGGGAAGGGCATTTCGGAAGCGGACGTAAAGAAAATGCGTGCCATGAAACCCGCTGGAAACGGCGTTTTCACGGAAAAGCAACTGCTGGAAACGGACTTTGATAAATGA
- a CDS encoding glycoside hydrolase family 28 protein, protein MKNLYPLLTLLLLALSGYAQTRSYVITAFGAVADGETNNATMLQKLIDRASAQGGGRVVVPLGNFMTGSIFLKSNVELHLQKGARLLGSPNLRDYSSGRVALKSARPGEYNDYGNERIAVVAAHNQTNVSITGKGVIDGQGQELMLDIFKKLRSGEIKQDTIWKVKRPSGRALVLNMTGCKKVTVTGITLKNSSEWVQDYRECDGVTIDGITVQSTTYWNNDGLDLTDTRNVRITNCFINSADDGICLKSDNPRSGCENVTIENCTIRSSANGLKFGTTSAGGFKNVKARNLTIFDTYRSAIALELVDGGTMEGIDIRDVVARNTGNAIFIRRGHRNKTGAVGSIRGVYIANVKAEVPLLKPDQGYPLEGPPDHLRPGEDKMPKRPSSFHIYGHPYLPYNLVPASITGLPGYPVQDVTLENIEISYGGRADKTIAHIPLDKITSVPENEAGYPEFSMFGELPAWGFYVRHAEGIRFKNLRLRYVEEDFRPALIFDDARQIELSDVSVLTANQMPVIMLNNTAEVKTTNLKLPVDAEKGILKTNYGK, encoded by the coding sequence ATGAAAAACCTGTACCCTTTACTAACCCTCCTGCTCCTCGCCCTCAGCGGTTACGCACAAACGCGCTCCTACGTGATTACGGCTTTTGGGGCAGTGGCCGATGGCGAAACGAACAATGCGACCATGCTGCAAAAGCTGATCGACAGGGCGTCGGCGCAGGGCGGAGGCCGGGTGGTGGTGCCGCTGGGCAACTTCATGACCGGCTCCATCTTCCTGAAATCCAACGTAGAGCTGCACCTGCAAAAAGGGGCACGGCTCCTTGGCTCGCCCAACCTCCGCGATTATTCGTCGGGGCGAGTTGCGCTGAAATCGGCCCGGCCGGGCGAGTACAACGATTACGGTAACGAGCGCATCGCCGTAGTGGCTGCCCATAACCAGACCAACGTATCTATTACGGGCAAGGGCGTGATCGACGGGCAGGGGCAGGAACTGATGCTCGACATCTTCAAAAAACTCCGCAGCGGAGAGATCAAACAGGACACCATCTGGAAGGTAAAACGGCCCTCGGGTCGTGCACTGGTCCTGAACATGACCGGCTGCAAAAAGGTGACTGTAACGGGCATTACCCTCAAAAACTCCTCGGAATGGGTGCAGGACTACCGCGAGTGCGACGGCGTGACCATCGACGGTATTACGGTGCAAAGCACCACCTACTGGAACAACGACGGCCTCGACCTCACCGACACCCGCAACGTCCGCATCACCAACTGCTTCATCAACTCCGCCGACGATGGCATTTGCCTTAAATCCGACAACCCCCGGTCGGGGTGCGAGAACGTGACCATTGAAAACTGCACCATTCGCAGCAGCGCCAACGGGCTTAAATTCGGAACCACCTCGGCGGGGGGATTCAAAAACGTCAAAGCCCGCAACCTGACCATTTTCGATACCTACCGCTCGGCCATCGCGCTCGAACTCGTGGATGGGGGCACGATGGAAGGGATTGACATTCGGGATGTGGTGGCCCGTAACACGGGTAACGCGATTTTCATCCGGCGCGGGCACCGCAACAAAACGGGCGCGGTCGGCAGCATCCGGGGCGTTTATATCGCCAACGTAAAAGCCGAGGTGCCGCTGCTGAAACCCGATCAGGGCTACCCCCTCGAAGGCCCACCCGACCACCTGCGGCCGGGCGAGGACAAAATGCCCAAACGCCCGTCGAGCTTCCACATTTACGGTCACCCCTACCTGCCCTACAACCTCGTTCCGGCTTCCATCACGGGCCTGCCGGGTTATCCGGTGCAGGACGTCACCCTCGAAAACATCGAAATCAGCTATGGAGGCCGGGCCGACAAAACCATCGCCCATATTCCGCTCGACAAGATCACCTCAGTACCCGAAAACGAAGCCGGTTACCCCGAGTTCTCGATGTTTGGCGAACTACCGGCCTGGGGTTTTTACGTGCGCCATGCCGAAGGAATCCGGTTCAAAAACCTGCGTCTACGCTACGTAGAAGAAGATTTTCGGCCCGCCCTAATCTTCGACGATGCCCGGCAAATTGAATTGTCCGACGTCTCGGTGCTGACGGCCAACCAGATGCCCGTGATCATGCTCAACAACACAGCCGAGGTGAAAACGACAAACCTGAAACTACCGGTCGATGCAGAAAAAGGGATTTTGAAGACGAACTACGGAAAATGA
- a CDS encoding NPCBM/NEW2 domain-containing protein, with protein MTKFYQWLFAGFCCVSSATHAQTTTKLWLDEINIKSFSEGIPAVLGKTNAAGDSMLINGQYFTHGVGVNATSILAFFLDGKAAEFSALVGVDDKGNRDLPHTFYVIGDRKILFDSGEMRLGDAPKRVKVNLTGVKRLGLLVKVEDTGRTKVYSNWANAQLLMLDNHRPQNIPNDGERYILTPPAPKTPRINSPGVFGVRPGNPFLYTIAATGERPMTFAARNLPKGLSLDPTTGRITGRVGGRGTYPVTLTAKNALGSATKSLKIKIGDTISLTPPIGWNGWNSWARLIDQEKVIASADALVRMGLRDHGWTYINIDDAWQGKRGGPLNAIQPNEKFPRFKEMVDYIHSLGLKTGIYSTPMITSYAGYVGGSSDFEDGHITDEIIANKRSYRYVGKYQFETADARQFAEWGIDYLKYDWRIEVPSAERMAVALKNSGRDIHYSISNSAPFGNVRDWVRLTNSYRTGPDIRDSWNSLFVSAFTLDKWAPYGGPGHWNDPDMMIVGNVTTGTQLHPTRLTPDEQYSHVSLFSLLAAPLLIGCPLEQLDPFTLNLLTNDEVIAINQDPLGKSARLVQEQDGFQVWLKPLEDGSYAVGLFNVGDFGKTPESYFRWGDETARPFVLDLTKIGLKGAFNLRDVWRQQDLGKFYGTFQTEIPHHGVVMVRMFPVK; from the coding sequence ATGACAAAATTCTACCAATGGCTATTTGCCGGATTCTGCTGCGTTTCGTCAGCTACCCACGCCCAGACAACGACCAAACTCTGGCTGGACGAGATTAATATCAAATCGTTTTCGGAGGGGATCCCGGCGGTGCTGGGCAAGACCAACGCGGCCGGTGACTCCATGCTTATCAATGGTCAGTATTTTACACATGGGGTGGGCGTGAACGCCACCAGCATTCTGGCGTTTTTTCTGGACGGTAAAGCGGCCGAGTTTTCGGCGCTGGTGGGCGTGGATGACAAAGGCAACCGCGACCTGCCGCATACGTTCTACGTCATCGGCGACCGTAAAATCCTGTTCGATAGTGGCGAAATGCGGCTGGGCGATGCCCCCAAACGGGTGAAGGTGAACCTGACCGGCGTTAAGCGACTGGGTTTGCTGGTCAAAGTGGAGGATACCGGCCGGACCAAAGTCTATTCCAACTGGGCCAACGCGCAACTGCTGATGCTGGACAACCACCGGCCCCAAAACATCCCCAACGATGGCGAGCGATACATTCTGACCCCACCGGCCCCCAAAACACCCCGCATCAACTCGCCGGGCGTTTTCGGGGTCCGACCCGGCAATCCGTTTCTGTACACCATTGCCGCTACCGGCGAGCGACCCATGACGTTTGCCGCCAGGAACCTGCCCAAAGGACTTTCGCTGGACCCAACTACCGGCCGCATTACGGGTAGGGTGGGCGGGCGCGGCACCTACCCCGTCACGCTCACCGCCAAAAACGCCTTGGGTTCGGCTACCAAGAGCCTGAAAATCAAGATTGGCGATACCATTTCGCTGACCCCGCCCATCGGCTGGAACGGCTGGAATTCCTGGGCGCGACTTATCGATCAGGAAAAGGTGATTGCCTCGGCCGATGCGCTGGTACGGATGGGCCTGCGCGATCACGGCTGGACCTACATTAACATCGACGATGCCTGGCAGGGCAAACGTGGTGGCCCGCTCAACGCCATTCAGCCGAATGAGAAATTCCCCCGCTTCAAAGAAATGGTGGATTACATTCACTCGCTGGGCCTGAAAACGGGCATTTACTCCACGCCCATGATTACCAGTTATGCCGGGTACGTGGGTGGCTCATCGGATTTTGAAGACGGCCACATCACCGACGAAATCATTGCCAACAAACGATCGTACCGCTACGTGGGCAAGTACCAGTTTGAAACCGCCGACGCCCGCCAATTTGCCGAGTGGGGCATCGACTACCTCAAATACGATTGGCGAATCGAAGTCCCCTCCGCTGAACGAATGGCGGTTGCTTTGAAAAATTCCGGGCGGGATATTCACTACAGCATTTCCAATTCGGCTCCGTTTGGCAACGTCCGGGATTGGGTGCGGCTCACCAACAGCTACCGCACCGGCCCCGACATCCGCGATAGCTGGAACTCGCTGTTCGTATCGGCCTTCACGCTCGATAAATGGGCGCCTTACGGCGGTCCCGGCCACTGGAACGACCCCGACATGATGATTGTGGGCAACGTAACCACCGGCACCCAACTGCACCCCACCCGCCTGACGCCCGACGAGCAATACAGCCATGTGAGCCTGTTCAGTTTGCTGGCCGCGCCCCTGCTCATCGGCTGCCCGCTCGAACAGCTCGACCCGTTTACGCTCAACCTGCTCACCAACGACGAGGTTATTGCCATCAATCAAGACCCGTTGGGCAAATCGGCGCGGCTGGTGCAGGAGCAGGATGGTTTTCAGGTCTGGCTGAAGCCACTGGAAGATGGCTCGTATGCGGTGGGGCTGTTCAACGTGGGCGATTTTGGCAAAACGCCCGAGTCGTACTTCCGCTGGGGCGACGAAACTGCCCGCCCGTTTGTGCTCGATTTGACAAAAATTGGGTTAAAAGGCGCTTTTAACCTCCGCGATGTTTGGCGTCAGCAAGATCTTGGCAAATTTTACGGAACATTCCAAACAGAAATTCCTCATCACGGTGTTGTGATGGTGCGAATGTTTCCGGTAAAATAA
- a CDS encoding alpha/beta hydrolase-fold protein — protein MKKAFYHSPGLIATLFLAINLLALVATAQIPVSWKVGVSVAPALRPSFLKGGRLLLHVTKQKEREPRTRSEITVGITPTNWDGKSAFLMDMQAKEVLSVGLDKLGENPSGLYYFQVVYKQNPDDGQENVPGNLYSNIDSVEFSANLNLNLTLNTLIPPWTIVSNKFVKTVEIKSALLTAFRGRPSFLRAAVLLPSGYFDNPGKAYPICYRIPGLNGRYTAVNTVLGNKEFADWWFGKAAPQVIYVFLDSQGPYGDTYQVDSENNGPCGRALTEELIPEIERQVGYNPTAKKRFLTGNSTGGWVSLGLQIFYPDFFDGTWSYSPDPVDFEHYGLINIYEDKTIFYNRYGYLQPGRRTIYGEPTFSMKDWIAGENVASRTGNYLISGGQFGAYNAVFGPKGKDGLPSLMFDPVTGEIDHAIAKQWEKYDLKKVLERNWTTLGPKLQGKIWIWMGDMDGLYSNVATRFLQKFLDKTESPKSDATIRFTAMAGHGQEWSDKAVLTMIAERVAK, from the coding sequence ATGAAAAAGGCGTTTTACCATTCCCCCGGACTGATAGCTACTCTATTTCTGGCTATCAATCTATTAGCTTTAGTAGCAACTGCCCAGATACCCGTTTCCTGGAAAGTGGGCGTTTCGGTGGCTCCTGCCCTCCGGCCGTCGTTCCTGAAAGGGGGGCGATTGCTGCTGCACGTAACCAAACAAAAGGAGCGCGAACCCCGCACTCGCTCGGAAATTACGGTGGGCATTACCCCGACAAACTGGGATGGTAAAAGCGCTTTTCTGATGGACATGCAGGCCAAAGAGGTCCTGTCGGTTGGGCTGGACAAGCTGGGCGAGAACCCCTCGGGGCTATACTATTTTCAGGTGGTCTACAAACAGAACCCCGACGACGGACAGGAAAACGTGCCGGGCAATCTGTACAGCAACATCGACTCGGTGGAGTTTTCGGCTAACCTGAACCTGAATCTCACGCTCAACACCCTGATACCGCCCTGGACCATTGTCAGCAATAAGTTTGTGAAAACGGTCGAGATCAAAAGTGCGCTGCTCACGGCTTTCCGGGGGCGTCCGAGCTTTCTGAGAGCCGCCGTACTGCTGCCGTCCGGCTATTTCGACAATCCGGGCAAGGCATACCCTATATGCTACCGGATTCCGGGCCTGAACGGGCGCTACACGGCAGTGAACACGGTGCTAGGCAACAAGGAGTTTGCCGACTGGTGGTTTGGCAAAGCGGCTCCGCAGGTCATCTACGTTTTTCTGGATTCGCAGGGGCCTTATGGCGATACCTATCAGGTCGATTCGGAGAACAACGGCCCTTGCGGTCGGGCGCTGACCGAGGAACTGATTCCGGAAATTGAGCGGCAGGTAGGCTATAATCCGACCGCCAAAAAGCGTTTCCTGACCGGTAATTCGACCGGCGGCTGGGTATCGTTGGGCTTGCAGATTTTCTACCCCGACTTTTTTGACGGCACTTGGTCGTACAGCCCCGACCCGGTCGATTTTGAGCATTACGGTCTCATCAACATCTACGAAGACAAAACCATTTTCTACAACCGCTACGGCTATCTGCAACCCGGTCGCCGGACGATTTACGGCGAACCGACTTTCTCGATGAAAGACTGGATTGCGGGCGAAAACGTAGCCAGTCGTACGGGTAATTATCTTATTTCGGGCGGTCAGTTTGGGGCTTACAACGCCGTTTTCGGGCCAAAAGGCAAAGACGGCCTCCCCTCGCTCATGTTCGATCCGGTTACGGGAGAAATCGACCACGCTATTGCCAAACAGTGGGAAAAGTATGACCTCAAAAAGGTGCTCGAACGAAACTGGACAACCCTTGGTCCCAAGCTGCAGGGCAAAATCTGGATCTGGATGGGCGATATGGACGGCCTGTACTCCAACGTAGCCACCCGGTTCCTGCAAAAATTCCTCGACAAGACCGAAAGCCCAAAATCGGACGCGACCATCCGGTTTACGGCCATGGCCGGGCATGGACAGGAATGGAGCGACAAAGCCGTACTGACGATGATTGCTGAACGAGTCGCTAAGTAG